One Ranitomeya variabilis isolate aRanVar5 chromosome 5, aRanVar5.hap1, whole genome shotgun sequence DNA window includes the following coding sequences:
- the LOC143774474 gene encoding zinc metalloproteinase-disintegrin-like VLAIP-B → MLRTGLLLLALLHCQLLAFNVPEGQKYEVVVPEKIHSQHKRDTQSKYPYLVKYRLHVEGKPLVLHLEKTEDLISDDFTVTLYGNDGTPITTKPKDQDHCCYQGHVKEDDGSTLSICTCKGLRGLIHTRNRRFLIEPLNQTDEGDHAIFETKEDIPLTCGVVNNTWTEGRNFKSSRSSNSEKQNFLKSEKYVELYIVTDKTMFTKYNRSTEIIKQRIFEIVNYANVVYKPLTIYLALIGLEIWENKDQFEVSTSASVNLDLFSNWRKTNLLPRQAHDNAQFITNTDFDGTTVGLAFVGTMCSQTHSTGVIQDHSTVAISVGATIAHEMGHNFGMSHDTSACSCSADSCIMAPTLSYKTPYLFSSCSLTNFQDFIYDKMPQCLKDKPSNLNVLSPAVCGNKFIEMGEECDCGTVQECTNPCCEATTCKFKAKAECADGECCDDKCKIKKAGTVCRPVKDDCDLADMCDGKSAQCTQDRFIYNGHPCNDGQGICYNGQCPMLESQCTQLWGASAVVGEESCFDINRRGVNYGYCKKVDNTFVACERSDIKCGVLYCFGGNDSPSIYANVAKFTRCKGVLSDAGMVQNGTKCDEGKVCADGKCISINSAYRSENCSSRCPGHGVCDHELLCQCQEGWAPPNCDSVSETNIVIIVVVILIALLLLAGLILMLVFRKRCRKRGSTVRVSGATNPSFHQAQVKSDSKVSTPELSTRNVYPPPPPPVNAKKPHVSQLASRDGYKGPQFSTTTSVEFTKKSPALQRPTNAPPPVPSTKPALPTPPPKALKPPVKT, encoded by the exons agacctaatATCTGATGATTTTACAGTGACCCTTTATGGGAACGATGGGACTCCGATAACGACCAAACCAAAGGATCAG GACCACTGCTGCTACCAGGGTCATGTGAAGGAAGACGATGGCTCCACGCTCAGCATTTGCACATGTAAAGGACTCCG TGGTCTCATCCACACCCGAAACCGCAGATTCTTGATTGAGCCGCTCAATCAGACAGATGAAGGAGATCACGCCATATTTGAGACCAAAGAAGACATTCCACTAACGTGCGGGGTGGTAAATAATACTTGGACGGAAGGAAGAAATTTCAAATCCTCACGATCCAGCAATTCTGAG AAACAGAACTTTCTAAAATCTGAGAAATATGTTGAGCTGTACATTGTGACAGATAAAACCATG tTCACGAAGTATAACCGCAGCACAGAAATAATTAAGCAGAGGATATTTGAAATTGTTAATTATGCCAACGTG GTCTACAAACCCTTAACCATCTATTTGGCACTGATCGGCTTGGAAATCTGGGAGAACAAGGACCAGTTTGAGGTGTCTACCTCGGCCTCGGTAAACCTTGATCTCTTCTCCAACTGGAGGAAAACCAACCTTCTGCCAAGACAAGCTCATGACAATGCCCAGTTCATAAC GAACACTGATTTTGATGGCACTACAGTTGGACTGGCATTTGTTGGCACCATGTGCAGCCAGACCCACTCCACTGGAGTCATTCAG GACCACAGTACGGTGGCCATTTCTGTGGGGGCCACAATTGCTCATGAGATGGGACACAACTTTGGAATGAGCCATGACACCAGCGCGTGTTCCTGCTCTGCAGATTCCTGCATCATGGCACCAACTCTCAG CTATAAAACTCCGTACCTATTTAGTTCCTGCAGCCTCACCAACTTTCAGGACTTCATTTATGACAAGATGCCGCAGTGCTTGAAAGATAAACCATCAAATCTAAATGTTTTGTCGCCTGCGGTGTGCGGAAATAAATTCATAGAGATGGGTGAAGAATGTGACTGTGGCACCGTGCAG GAATGCACCAATCCTTGTTGTGAGGCCACCACATGTAAATTCAAGGCTAAGGCCGAGTGTGCAGACGGTGAATGCTGTGATGATAAGTGTAAG ATTAAGAAAGCAGGTACTGTGTGTCGACCCGTCAAAGATGACTGTGACCTGGCCGATATGTGCGACGGAAAATCTGCACAATGTACCCAAGATCGCTTTATATACAATGGTCACCCATGTAATGATGGCCAAGGAATCTGTTATAATGGACAGTGTCCAATGCTGGAAAGCCAGTGCACTCAGCTATGGGGAGCAA GTGCAGTGGTTGGAGAAGAAAGTTGTTTCGATATAAATCGAAGGGGTGTCAACTACGGATACTGCAAGAAGGTGGACAACACCTTTGTTGCATGTGAGCGAAG CGACATTAAGTGTGGAGTGCTCTACTGCTTTGGAGGTAATGACAGTCCCAGCATTTATGCTAATGTCGCCAAGTTTACAAGATGTAAAGGGGTACTTTCTGACGCCGGGATGGTTCAAAATGGAACCAAATGTGATGAAGGAAAA GTCTGCGCTGACGGGAAATGTATCAGCATCAACAGCGCCTACCGGTCAGAAAACTGCTCTTCTAGATGCCCTGGACATGGG GTTTGTGACCATGAACTTCTATGTCAATGTCAAGAAGGATGGGCACCGCCGAACTGTGACTCCGTTTCAGAAACAA ACATTGTCATCATTGTGGTGGTCATCCTTATCGCCCTTCTTCTTCTGGCCGGTCTTATCCTTATGCTTGTGTTCCGAAAGAGGTGTAGAAAGAG GGGATCTACAGTCCGAGTAAGTGGGGCAACAAATCCATCCTTCCATCAGGCTCAAGTGAAGTCTGACTCCAAAGTGTCAACCCCCGAG CTAAGCACTAGAAATGTGTATCCACCACCACCTCCACCGGTAAATGCAAAGAAACCACATGTGTCACAG CTGGCAAGTCGAGATGGATATAAAGGTCCACAGTTCTCTACG aCGACTTCAGTTGAGTTCACTAAAAAATCTCCG GCATTACAGAGGCCAACTAATGCTCCACCACCTGTACCAAGCACTAAGCCTGCTCTGCCCACTCCTCCACCCAAG GCACTGAAACCTCCTGTCAAGACCTAA